Part of the Coriobacteriaceae bacterium genome is shown below.
GTCTTGTCCTTGTTCTGCTTGTAGGCGGTGAAGATAAAGGCGAGACCGATGCCGATGTAGGGCCACAGGTTGTTGAAGGTGTAGCTGTTGAAGTAGGTGCTATCGGAGAAGGGCTGGCCCGTCATTGCCATCTCGGCGACACGGATGGGATAGGCGCCGGCGATAACCTGATCACCCAGCGTAAGGGTGCCACCCACATCGGAGAACTGGAACGGGGTGTAGATGAGGTGGTGCAGACCGGTGGGAACGAGCAGCTTGTTGAGCATGCCGTAGATAAACAGACCGATGTTGCCCGACTCCTTAATGATGCCGGCAACGGAGGAGATGGCACCCTGAACCGGAGGCCAAACGATGCAGAAGCCAGCGCCCATGATCCAGGAGATGATGATCATGATCAGGAACGGGAAGCGAACGCCCGAGAACATCGAAAGAGCAATGGGGAACTGCTTGTTCGAGTACTTGTTGAACACGGCACCGGTGATGCAACCAAGAATGATGCCGCCAAACACGCCGGTATCGAGCACCTGAATGCCCATAACGGTGCTCTGGCCGGTTCCGGTAAGGCCGAGCATGCCGCTCGCTTCGGCAAGAGAGCCGGTGGCGTTGAGCACGATGTTGTTAGCCTGTAGGAACAGGAAGAACGACATCAGGGCAATCAGCGAAGCATGGCCCTTGTTCTTCTTTGCCATGGCGCCGGCGATGCCCACGCAGAACAGAATCGAGAGGTTGTTGATGATAAACATCAGCGACTGATAGACAACGGCGCCCACAAGCTGGAACGGGCCGGAGCCCAGCACGGGGACCACGGCGCAGATGGTCTTGTTGGTCAGAATGATGCCCACGATGAGCAGGATGCCGGCAACCGAGAGATACATCATCGGCTGAACGATCGACTTCGCGAACACCTCCAACGGCGCTTTGAAATTGAACTTCTTTTTTGCGGTCATAGCGGTACTCCCCTTCCTTTTCCGCAAATTGAGATAGGTGTGCCTGGACAAGACCGTGAGCCTTGCCTTATATCAATCGATGTGTGGGCACGTTATGCCTAGAGACCAGGTTCTCCAAGCAGGTTAACAATGTGATATGCGAGATAACTCTTCTCGGCATCGGTAACGACAACGTTATAGGTAGACGACAAGTGGGCGGCTATGGCGTCCGCGCACGAGAATGCACACGGATACGCCGTTTCATCGATTCGGAACAGCGCGTCGCCATTGATTTGCCCGGCCGCGGGATCGAGCGCTCGCTGCGCGAAAAACTGCAGATGGCGAACGAAACGCTCATAGAGCAGCGAGGTGTTATCGAGGGTCGTAGCATAGCGCTCGGAAACAATCGCGAGCACATCGCGAACGAGCTGGACCGAGATGATGAGACGGTCGGAGCGTTGCGGCATGGTGGCGTTGACGATATGCAGCGTAATAAAACCCTGCTCTTCTTCGCTCATCTGGATGCCCATATACTCCTTGACAATCTGCAGCGCACGGCCCGCAAGCGCATACTCCTTGCGATAGAACTGCTGGATCTCGAGCAGCAACGGATTCTCGCAGGGGACGCCCTTGCGCTCGCGCTCCAAAGCAAGGCTGATATGGTCTGCGAGAGCAATGAGAATCTTGTCGTTGATATCAACATTGAGCTCTCGACGAAGCATCTGAACGATATCCTCGGAAATCACGAGGTTGACGGTGGGGATGGACTCTAAAAGATGTGCCAAGCGGTCAATCGTACGCGAATCCTGAGAAGTTCCCTCCTGCAACGCGTAGGTCTTTTCGACCGATGCCTCGTCGATGGCATCGCCGGCATGACGGCCAAAGCAGAGGCCTCGACCGATGACGATGAGCTCAGAGCCATCGTCCGAAGTGACCATTGCGACGTTGTTGTTGAAAACTCGCTTGATAACCACGGTACCCACCACAAGAATTTACTCGGAAAGCCAGACGACAGGCTCTTTAACAGCAACAGGGCCGGAAGCGTGCTCACGAAGAGTCGAGTTCTCCGAACGCTCGCACACGATAACGAAGACCGTGGGATCGAAGCCGGCGGCGCGGACCGCGTCGAAATCGACCTCGACGAGGGGCTGGCCCGCGTCGACATGGTCACCCTGGGCAACAAGCGCATGGAAGCCCTTGCCCTCAAGCTTAACAGTGTCGATTCCGATATGCAGCATCACCTGAGCAGAGCTGTCGTCGGACATGATGCCCAGCGCGTGCTCAGTCGGAAACAGCGCCGCGACGGTGCCGGAAACAGGAGCGCACACCGTTCCCTCTTGGGGAACCACGGCAACGCCATCGCCCACGGCACGGCTGCTAAAAGCGGGGTCATTGGTATTTTCTAGATGAACAAGCTCGCCGGCAACGGGAGCGAGGATTTCGAACTCGGAAGCTGCAGTCTTCTGCTCATCCGAACCGCCCATCAGGCGAGAAAAGAAACCCATGGTGGCATGTCCCTTCATAAATATAGCCCAACCAAAATCAATCGAATGCGCCCCTTGAGACGCACGCGATCAAAGACTTTGGTTAGGCCCACGTCCAAGGGACTCGGTAACCTTCCGCATTTCTTTTCACTGAGGTTATTGTAGACAAGCCCAAAGCCGGAACAATCATTATGACCGGCGAACGGTATTTTTTCTCCGATAAACGGTATTTATGCGGCACTTAGGGACGTTCCTTTTCTGCCGGCACCCAGGGACACTCCTTGCTCTGGCCCCTTTGCACCAATCATGAGTTGCGGTGAAATAGGGGCTGAAAAGCCGCTCAAAAGGCCAAAACAGTCCGTATTCCACCGCAGCTTCAAAACGTTGGTGCATATGAACCTGTCCCCCTTGCACCAAAAAGGGCCCCGAGCAAAACATGCCCGGAGCCCTCTGGTCGCCTCGACTTACCGCGCGACACGTGTGTTACTTGCGCTTGCCGCCGCCGTCGCCGGGACGACGGGAGCTGCCGCCGCGCTTGCCGCCGCCGTCACCGGGGCGACGGGAGCTGCCGCCGCGCTTGCCGCCACGATTGTTACCATAGCTGCCACGGTTATCGCGACCGCCGGCACGACCGCCGCGGGAGCCGGCCTGGTTGCCGCCACGCCCGCCGCGATAGCCGCCACGGCGCTCCTCGCGGGTGTCGTCGTAGTTGCGCCAGTCATCGCGACGATCGCGGCTGGCACGCGGGTCGCGACGATCGCGCGACTCATTCGAACGACCGGCGCCGCTGCGGCCACCGTTGCCACGAGCGCCCTCGCGACGCTCACCACCGCGGCCGCCCTCGCGGCCTCCGCGCTCGTCAAAACGCTTGCCACCGCGGGACTCGCCGCCGCGGGTACCACGCTCGTCACGCGAACCACGGCCTTCGCCGCCGCGGCGCTCATCGCGCCCGCCTCGTTCGCCATCGCGACCGGAGCGACGACGGTCACCCGATCCGCGCTTGCCGCCACGCGAGCCACGGCCCTCGTCCTCGCGCTCGACACGGCGACGACCGCCGCGGTCCTCGTCCTCACGGCGACGGCGGTGTGCCTCGCCCTGGAACTGCTTGGCACGACGCTCGGCGCGGTTGCCGCGCGGGGCCTGCTCAACGGCACCAGCACTGACGCGCTCCTCGGCAGCCACCTCGCGGGCCACGCTCTCCACAGCCTCGTCCACGCGAGCCTGAACGCCCTCGCGCACGCGGGTCTTGCCGCCACGCTTGGGACGGCTCGGACGCTCGCCGTCGCCGCGACCACGGTTGGAACGACCGGCCACATCGCCGTAATCGTCGCCGTTGCGCTTGCCGTCGCGACGCGCCTGCTCAAGCTTCTTCTTGCTCTTGGACTTGCCGCGCTTGGTCTTCTTCTTCACCTTAAAGGCCGCAGGGTCGCGCTCGGGGTCAACCGCGGGCGGATTGGGACCCACATGCAGGTCGCCGGCCTCGTAGATGTCGGCCGTCTTGTCCATGAGCTTCTCGATCTCGTAGAACTCATCGACATCCTGCTCGGTCACAAACGTAATGGCCCAGCCCAGCTCGCCGGCGCGGCCCGTACGGCCAATGCGGTGGATGTAGTCGGTCGGCTCGGCCGGCACGTCAAAGTTCACGACGTAGCGCACGTCGCTAATGTCGATGCCGCGGGCGAGAACATCGGTCGCCACCAGTACGTCGACGGTGCCGTCGCGGAAGGCCGAAAGTGCGCGCTCGCGCTGAGCCTGGCTGCGGTTGCCGTGGATCGCGGCGGCCTTGATGCCCTTACGCTCCAGACGACGGCAGCAGCTGTCGGCGCGGTGCTTGGTGCGCATAAAGACGATAGTGCGCTCCGGGCCCTCCTTCTTGAGGAACTCGGGCAGCAGGTTGTTCTTGGCCTCGATGGACACCGGGAACACAAACTGATCGACGGTGTCGGCAGTCGACGTGGCGGGCGCAATCTCCACGCGTGCCGGGTCGCTCACCAGGTCGGTGATCTCGCCCACGGCCTCCTCGTCGAGGGTCGCCGAGAACAGCAGCGTCTGACGCTCGGCCGGCGTCTCGCGCACAATGCGGCGGACGGCGGGCAAAAAGCCCATGTCGAGCATGCGGTCGGCCTCGTCGAGCACCAGCACCTTGACCTCGTCCAGGTGGCAGGCACCCTGCTCGATCAGATCGACCAGACGGCCCGGCGTGGCGACCAGGATGTCGCAGCCGTACTTGAGCGCCGCGGTCTGGGGCTTGTAGCTCACGCCGCCCACGACGGTCACGGCGACATGACCGGTGACGTCGGCGATTTTGCTCGCGACCTCGTCGATTTGCTGGGCAAGCTCACGCGTGGGGGTGATGACGAGCATCACAGGGCCACGGCCGTTGCCCTCGGGCTTTTTAGCACCGCGACGACGGTTGCGACCGCCGCGCCCACGCACGGGTTTGGGCGGAGCGATGTGTTCCAGGTTGTTCATGGTCGGCAGCAAAAAGGCGGCCGTCTTGCCGGTGCCGGTCTGAGCGGCGGCAAGCAGGTCGCGGCCCTCGAGCACCACGGGGATGGAGCCAGCCTGGACAGGCGTGGGTGCCGTGTAGCCTAGGTTCTCGATGGCACGAAGCATCTCGTCCGAAAGTCCCAGCTCGTCAAAGGCGGGCAGGTTCTCGGTCGCGGACTCGACGGTCTCGGCGGCGCTGGCCTCGTCGGCAGCATCGAAGGCAGCCTGGGTCATGGTCTCGCGGATCTCGTCCAGAATCTCGGCGTCCGTGACGTCGGATACAGAATTACGCATATGTTGTTGTTCCTTATCTGCACGCGCAATGGGCGCGGCATGAGGCCGCGCGGGCGTGCTTGGTAGTGCGCTAATACATACAAAACAGGTGCGCACAGAGAGGACGTTGCTCAGCACGCTGGCGATCGCTTTGGCAGCCTTTCACGCGCCGTCCAGACGCAGCGGCCCTAAGCGATGGAGCAGATTCGCCGCCGGTTAGTATACCCTCGGTTCGCATGACCCCACGTAAACCACAGATGACGGGGCGGATGGAGCGGGCCTGCCTTGATTCTCATTTTCATTGCAACAGCCTCAGGACTCAGCGCAACGCGTTGCGCTGAGTCCTGAGGCGCGAATCCGGGTAGGCAACCCCAGAGGGGCCGGAATCCCCCGGCCCGCGATGGAGGGAGGCCGGCATGTCCAGACCCAAGCCGTCCGGAAGGTCGTACGGGAGGCTCACGAGGCACGAGAGGAACACGGTCGAGAGGATGCTCGACCGCAACCGCAGCGCCCGCGAGATCGCCGCGGAGCTCGGCAGGTCGCCATCGACCGTGACCAGGGAGGTGGCGGCGCACCGCTACGTCACCGCGCCGCGCTCGCGCTACGGCGAGCCCGCGCCCGCGGACCTCTCGGGGGCCTGCCCCAGGCTCTCCGCGTGGCCGAGGTGCTGCAACGGCTGCTCGCACAGGAGGGGCTACGGCTGCTCGAGGAGGCCCAGGGTGTTCTACAGCGCCAGGAGGGCGCAGGAGGCGGCCGACGCCGAGCTCTCGGCGAGCAGGTCCGGGATCGACGAGACCGAGGAGGGCGCCGCCGCCAAGCTCGCGGCCATCAGGGACGGGCTCGCGCGCGGGCTCTCCCCGCAGCAGATAGCGGCGACGACCCCCGGGCTCAGCGCCTCCACCGTCTACAGGTGGGTGGACGCCGGCTACGACGGCATGACGAACATGGAGCTCAGGCGCAAGGTCGGCTACAGGCCGAGGTCGCGCCGGGCCCCGAAGAGGGCGACGTCCCACTCGTCGCGCAGGTCGCACGCGTCGTTCCTCGCGCTCGGCGAGGACGCCTGCGCCGCGGCCTGGGAGATGGACACCGTCGAGGGCCCCAGGGGCGACTCCGCCAGGCTCCTCACGCTCCTGCACCGCCCGAGCCACTTCCAGCTGGCCCTGCCGCTGCCGGACGGCACGTGCGCCTCGGTCCTGGCGGCGCTCTCCTCCCTGCGCGGGGTCCTCGGCGAGGACGGCGCGAGGCGCGCCTTCGGCGCCGTGCTCACCGACAACGGGAGCGAGTTCGCCGACGAGGGCGCCATCGCGGCGCTGATCGGCGAGCGGGACGGCGAGACCAGGCTCTTCTACTGCGACCCCCGGCAGAGCCAGCAGAAGGGCGCGTGCGAGAAGAACCACGTGGAGATCAGGAAGCTGCTGCCCAAGGGCGCCGGGGCCAGGTTCGACCGGCTGACGGCGGCGGACTGCGCGCTGCTCATGTCGCAGGTGAACTCCGAGCCGAGGGGGGCGCTCGGGTTCCTGACGCCGGCGCGCGTGCTGCGGATGGCCCTCGGGGAGGACGCCTCCGCCCTCATGGACGCGTTCGGGATAGAGGAGCTGGCGCCCGGCGAGCTGGACCTCACGCCCGGCTGCATCGACAGGGCCAGGGCCGCGAGGAGCGAGGGGCCGCTGGCGGGATAGGCGGCGGGCCGGGACATGGGCCGGAGGGCCCGTTGCGCTGAGTCCGGAACGGCTGCGCGGCGGGCTGGCGGAGCATGCGGCGGCGGCATGGGGGCACCGGCCTCCATAGCCTCTCCACCTGCGGAAACGGTGCGACGGCCAGGTGCCGGGGGCTATTCCCGCGTTGCGCTAGCTGCGGAAACGCGAGGCCCGTTCAGGCTGTTGCGTTGAGATTGAAAATCAACCATTTACAAAAGCGACTCATAGAATTATTTCCTCCCGTTAAATAATAGATAACTATTAAAAATAGACAATACTTGCTCATAAGTAACGGTACTTAAATTGT
Proteins encoded:
- a CDS encoding PTS transporter subunit EIIC translates to MTAKKKFNFKAPLEVFAKSIVQPMMYLSVAGILLIVGIILTNKTICAVVPVLGSGPFQLVGAVVYQSLMFIINNLSILFCVGIAGAMAKKNKGHASLIALMSFFLFLQANNIVLNATGSLAEASGMLGLTGTGQSTVMGIQVLDTGVFGGIILGCITGAVFNKYSNKQFPIALSMFSGVRFPFLIMIIISWIMGAGFCIVWPPVQGAISSVAGIIKESGNIGLFIYGMLNKLLVPTGLHHLIYTPFQFSDVGGTLTLGDQVIAGAYPIRVAEMAMTGQPFSDSTYFNSYTFNNLWPYIGIGLAFIFTAYKQNKDKTKAVIIPLIITAVLSCVTEPMDFLFVFAAPVLFVVHSILSGIFLVLLKVLSVPASTAGGIINIVVSNLVLGVDKTNWPVMLVLGVVNAALYFFLFTFLIKKLNLHTPGREEESELAESVAEGEAAASVAVKQGAVAAAPAEGVDAGIADLVAGLGGKDNIEELENCFTRLRVNVKNPDLINEDLINHVPNSGINRNGNNIQIIFGMKVAEMRDKVENAIEKEQ
- a CDS encoding PRD domain-containing protein, which encodes MVIKRVFNNNVAMVTSDDGSELIVIGRGLCFGRHAGDAIDEASVEKTYALQEGTSQDSRTIDRLAHLLESIPTVNLVISEDIVQMLRRELNVDINDKILIALADHISLALERERKGVPCENPLLLEIQQFYRKEYALAGRALQIVKEYMGIQMSEEEQGFITLHIVNATMPQRSDRLIISVQLVRDVLAIVSERYATTLDNTSLLYERFVRHLQFFAQRALDPAAGQINGDALFRIDETAYPCAFSCADAIAAHLSSTYNVVVTDAEKSYLAYHIVNLLGEPGL
- a CDS encoding PTS glucose transporter subunit IIA, with the translated sequence MGFFSRLMGGSDEQKTAASEFEILAPVAGELVHLENTNDPAFSSRAVGDGVAVVPQEGTVCAPVSGTVAALFPTEHALGIMSDDSSAQVMLHIGIDTVKLEGKGFHALVAQGDHVDAGQPLVEVDFDAVRAAGFDPTVFVIVCERSENSTLREHASGPVAVKEPVVWLSE
- a CDS encoding DEAD/DEAH box helicase gives rise to the protein MRNSVSDVTDAEILDEIRETMTQAAFDAADEASAAETVESATENLPAFDELGLSDEMLRAIENLGYTAPTPVQAGSIPVVLEGRDLLAAAQTGTGKTAAFLLPTMNNLEHIAPPKPVRGRGGRNRRRGAKKPEGNGRGPVMLVITPTRELAQQIDEVASKIADVTGHVAVTVVGGVSYKPQTAALKYGCDILVATPGRLVDLIEQGACHLDEVKVLVLDEADRMLDMGFLPAVRRIVRETPAERQTLLFSATLDEEAVGEITDLVSDPARVEIAPATSTADTVDQFVFPVSIEAKNNLLPEFLKKEGPERTIVFMRTKHRADSCCRRLERKGIKAAAIHGNRSQAQRERALSAFRDGTVDVLVATDVLARGIDISDVRYVVNFDVPAEPTDYIHRIGRTGRAGELGWAITFVTEQDVDEFYEIEKLMDKTADIYEAGDLHVGPNPPAVDPERDPAAFKVKKKTKRGKSKSKKKLEQARRDGKRNGDDYGDVAGRSNRGRGDGERPSRPKRGGKTRVREGVQARVDEAVESVAREVAAEERVSAGAVEQAPRGNRAERRAKQFQGEAHRRRREDEDRGGRRRVEREDEGRGSRGGKRGSGDRRRSGRDGERGGRDERRGGEGRGSRDERGTRGGESRGGKRFDERGGREGGRGGERREGARGNGGRSGAGRSNESRDRRDPRASRDRRDDWRNYDDTREERRGGYRGGRGGNQAGSRGGRAGGRDNRGSYGNNRGGKRGGSSRRPGDGGGKRGGSSRRPGDGGGKRK
- a CDS encoding IS30 family transposase; amino-acid sequence: MSRPKPSGRSYGRLTRHERNTVERMLDRNRSAREIAAELGRSPSTVTREVAAHRYVTAPRSRYGEPAPADLSGACPRLSAWPRCCNGCSHRRGYGCSRRPRVFYSARRAQEAADAELSASRSGIDETEEGAAAKLAAIRDGLARGLSPQQIAATTPGLSASTVYRWVDAGYDGMTNMELRRKVGYRPRSRRAPKRATSHSSRRSHASFLALGEDACAAAWEMDTVEGPRGDSARLLTLLHRPSHFQLALPLPDGTCASVLAALSSLRGVLGEDGARRAFGAVLTDNGSEFADEGAIAALIGERDGETRLFYCDPRQSQQKGACEKNHVEIRKLLPKGAGARFDRLTAADCALLMSQVNSEPRGALGFLTPARVLRMALGEDASALMDAFGIEELAPGELDLTPGCIDRARAARSEGPLAG